In Aquimarina sp. TRL1, a single window of DNA contains:
- a CDS encoding peptide-methionine (S)-S-oxide reductase — protein sequence MKRKHDKIALGGGCHWCTEAVFQSLKGVSKVLQGYVASTGEDHNFSEAVIVHFYPEEISLHTLVEIHLYTHKSTEAHTMRKKYRSAIYFYTQQQHIEVLDILQKLQIDFKKPLVTKAYPFVAFKPSREAITNYYYTNPQRPFCQNFITPKLLLLLKHFSKNVHPQKRELLPPIPHKNSP from the coding sequence ATGAAAAGAAAACATGATAAAATAGCATTAGGCGGAGGATGTCATTGGTGTACTGAAGCAGTCTTCCAATCCCTAAAAGGAGTTTCAAAGGTATTGCAGGGGTATGTTGCTTCTACAGGAGAGGACCATAATTTTTCTGAAGCTGTCATTGTACACTTTTATCCCGAAGAAATTTCTTTACACACCTTAGTCGAGATACACTTATATACCCATAAAAGTACAGAAGCACATACAATGCGCAAAAAGTACCGTTCTGCTATTTATTTCTATACGCAACAACAACATATCGAAGTACTGGATATCTTACAGAAATTACAAATTGACTTTAAAAAACCACTAGTCACCAAAGCATATCCTTTTGTTGCTTTTAAGCCTTCCAGAGAAGCAATCACAAATTACTACTATACAAATCCTCAAAGACCCTTTTGCCAAAATTTTATCACTCCTAAGCTTCTGCTTTTACTAAAACATTTCTCCAAAAACGTTCATCCTCAAAAACGTGAACTATTACCTCCTATCCCTCACAAAAACAGCCCTTAA
- a CDS encoding SusC/RagA family TonB-linked outer membrane protein, with product MFSGSFRNFRYIFFIFLFFCGRVTATTTSYDHEKISLDLTDVSLLQVFKEIEGKSSYKFFFKDEDIDLGKRFSIKVKDKKIDIVLSRILKNTSLTFHIHKHHVTIKPKGVAKKVTERIKVKGKVQDENSLPMLGVSILIKGTHRGISTGMDGEYEIVVKKGDILVFSYLGYVDKEKEVQSTSSLDVQMVRGDTTLDKVVLVGYDSMEKHNVTSPVASVKGDELGLPGISTFDRLLGGRIAGLSALQVSGKPGAGAIVNIRGVTSFRGANQPLYVIDGTPLVVEDNLPAYFNNGFGGVYRTHPLELIEALDVESVDVLKDAAAASIYGSRAANGVVLITTKRGKKNRKPKLTFNYRYSCNSPIRKNEMLDAAEYKEMLIGAARATQKHNMYNGLAALIVNPETNKVNEGYFGDADVAWQDEITRSSADVHEINTNLVGGSKKSTYYFSLGKTMQEGLFVGEDYLKNNLRANYDFDLTDKIKLGGGFNYQTSISNYSLLSSLDQVFSTRPDIPVRNKDGSLNEDARYSNLLAFGNSTKNKDEAINFIGNGYAKFTFLKDVTFRTAMQYAITDSKGYKYYKVRPYSQRTDYETKTYNATWDNTLQYAKTFSRHYTSLLVGTAFDYRRLDLTGAIYVGLPTDVFSDVISLAGGVFNAYDHLTESRLHSYFSRLNYNYDRRYYVMLSNRLDGYSKFGPNKRWAYFPSIGVSWQTSNEAFMNNMDVIDDLRFRFSIGRTGKANLPDFLHRRFYGSPLEDSPTIIGGETGIGLANVADKAIGWEKTEEYNVGMNVSLFDKRFSLSTDYFSRLTSGMIMYLPNLPSSGFNRRLKSSNSSMENKGLEVTLEAQLLRNKDVQWISALNITFLKNTIKSVEGNLGPSLSPLLEEGVSLGSIYGLVAEGIFKNEDEIKEHAIQEGARVGDLKFVDLNGDGVINYRGDAKVLGDIQPDIYGGWNNRFIFRNFEVGVDLQFSFGLEKRWAPLERITTYVNYGNNITKEMYENSWKPGKGDTKYPELRFDRYGGLYSYPSTANVGDASFVRLKNISFQYHIPRRLLKKLKISSATIYTNSTNLLTWTKYPGVDPEVVSTSGFNLNSRDSRDYLGYHLPKTMSWGIRLSF from the coding sequence ATGTTTTCAGGAAGCTTTAGGAATTTTCGTTATATCTTTTTTATTTTTTTATTTTTTTGTGGAAGAGTTACAGCTACAACTACGAGTTACGACCATGAAAAAATAAGTCTTGATCTTACAGACGTTTCTTTATTACAGGTTTTTAAGGAAATAGAAGGGAAGTCGTCATATAAATTCTTTTTTAAAGATGAGGATATTGACCTGGGAAAACGGTTTAGTATCAAAGTAAAAGATAAAAAAATAGATATTGTTTTATCTCGAATTTTAAAAAACACATCCCTAACTTTTCATATTCATAAACATCATGTAACCATAAAGCCAAAAGGAGTTGCAAAGAAAGTAACTGAGCGAATAAAGGTAAAAGGGAAAGTGCAGGATGAGAATTCACTTCCTATGTTAGGTGTAAGTATACTCATTAAAGGAACTCATAGAGGAATCTCTACCGGAATGGATGGAGAGTATGAGATTGTTGTCAAAAAAGGAGACATATTGGTGTTCTCTTATTTGGGATATGTAGATAAAGAGAAAGAAGTACAAAGCACTTCAAGTCTTGATGTGCAAATGGTAAGAGGGGATACAACATTGGATAAAGTAGTTTTGGTAGGTTATGATTCAATGGAGAAACACAATGTTACTAGTCCTGTTGCCTCGGTAAAAGGAGATGAGTTGGGGCTCCCGGGAATAAGTACTTTCGATCGTTTACTGGGAGGAAGAATAGCAGGATTAAGTGCCTTACAGGTTTCAGGAAAACCAGGAGCAGGGGCAATTGTCAATATTAGAGGAGTTACCTCGTTTAGAGGGGCGAATCAACCTTTGTATGTTATTGATGGTACCCCCTTAGTAGTAGAAGATAATTTACCAGCTTATTTTAATAATGGATTTGGAGGGGTATACAGAACACACCCTTTGGAATTAATAGAAGCATTGGATGTAGAAAGTGTGGATGTACTTAAAGATGCTGCCGCAGCCTCTATTTACGGTTCGAGAGCAGCAAATGGAGTGGTATTGATTACAACCAAAAGAGGAAAGAAGAACAGAAAACCAAAACTAACTTTTAATTACCGTTATTCTTGTAACAGCCCTATTCGAAAAAATGAAATGTTGGATGCCGCAGAATACAAAGAAATGTTGATCGGAGCAGCAAGAGCAACACAAAAACATAATATGTATAATGGGTTAGCAGCATTAATTGTAAATCCAGAAACAAATAAAGTTAACGAAGGTTATTTTGGTGATGCAGATGTAGCTTGGCAAGACGAAATCACCCGTTCATCTGCTGATGTTCATGAGATTAACACTAATTTAGTTGGAGGGAGTAAGAAAAGTACATATTATTTTTCATTAGGAAAAACAATGCAAGAAGGGCTTTTTGTTGGAGAAGATTATCTCAAAAATAATCTGAGAGCTAATTACGATTTTGATCTTACGGATAAGATAAAATTAGGAGGGGGATTTAATTATCAAACATCCATTTCTAACTATTCTCTTTTATCTTCTCTGGATCAGGTGTTCTCGACCAGACCCGATATCCCCGTCAGAAATAAAGATGGGAGCCTTAATGAGGATGCTAGGTATTCTAATCTGCTGGCTTTTGGTAATAGCACTAAAAATAAAGATGAAGCCATTAATTTCATAGGGAATGGCTATGCAAAGTTTACGTTTCTTAAAGATGTCACTTTTCGAACAGCTATGCAATATGCAATTACTGATAGTAAAGGGTATAAGTATTATAAAGTTCGTCCCTATAGTCAGCGAACTGATTATGAGACAAAAACGTATAACGCTACCTGGGATAATACACTGCAATATGCAAAAACTTTTTCTCGTCATTATACAAGCTTATTGGTAGGAACAGCATTTGATTATAGGAGATTGGATCTTACGGGAGCAATTTATGTAGGATTGCCTACTGATGTGTTTTCTGATGTGATTAGTTTGGCAGGAGGGGTTTTTAATGCGTATGATCATTTGACAGAGAGTAGACTACATTCTTATTTCTCAAGATTAAACTATAATTATGACCGACGGTATTATGTAATGCTTTCAAATAGACTAGACGGATATTCTAAGTTTGGTCCGAACAAAAGGTGGGCTTATTTTCCCTCGATTGGAGTGTCTTGGCAAACATCGAATGAAGCATTTATGAATAATATGGATGTGATCGATGATTTGCGATTTCGATTTTCTATAGGGCGAACAGGAAAGGCAAATTTACCAGATTTCTTGCATAGAAGATTTTATGGTTCCCCTCTGGAAGATAGTCCAACTATTATAGGAGGAGAAACGGGAATAGGATTAGCTAATGTAGCAGATAAGGCTATTGGATGGGAGAAAACAGAAGAATATAATGTAGGGATGAATGTTTCATTGTTTGATAAAAGGTTTTCACTTTCTACTGATTATTTTAGCAGGTTGACATCAGGGATGATCATGTATTTACCTAATCTTCCTTCTTCTGGTTTTAACAGACGGTTAAAAAGTTCTAATAGTTCAATGGAGAACAAAGGTTTAGAAGTTACATTAGAGGCTCAATTGTTAAGGAACAAGGACGTACAATGGATTAGTGCGCTTAATATTACATTTCTTAAGAATACTATAAAATCTGTAGAAGGAAACCTGGGACCATCACTAAGCCCGCTTTTGGAAGAAGGGGTTTCATTAGGGTCTATATATGGATTGGTTGCTGAAGGGATCTTTAAAAATGAAGATGAAATAAAAGAACATGCAATCCAGGAAGGGGCAAGAGTGGGAGATTTAAAGTTTGTTGATCTAAATGGGGATGGAGTGATTAATTATAGAGGAGATGCAAAGGTATTAGGAGATATACAGCCAGATATATATGGCGGGTGGAATAATCGATTTATTTTTAGGAATTTTGAAGTAGGGGTCGATCTTCAGTTTTCTTTTGGACTAGAAAAAAGATGGGCACCTTTGGAACGAATAACCACTTATGTGAATTATGGAAATAATATTACAAAAGAAATGTATGAAAATTCCTGGAAACCAGGTAAAGGGGATACTAAATATCCAGAATTAAGGTTTGATAGATATGGAGGATTGTATAGTTATCCAAGTACAGCAAATGTAGGAGATGCTTCATTTGTAAGGTTAAAGAATATATCATTTCAGTACCACATCCCGAGGCGGTTACTTAAAAAATTGAAAATAAGCAGTGCTACTATCTATACAAATTCTACTAATTTATTGACTTGGACGAAATATCCAGGGGTGGATCCTGAAGTAGTAAGTACTTCTGGTTTTAACCTGAATAGTAGAGATTCAAGAGATTATTTAGGCTATCACCTCCCTAAAACAATGTCTTGGGGGATTAGGCTTTCGTTTTAA
- a CDS encoding YdiU family protein translates to MKLTHIHHFTQELPADPIMENTRRQVPHACFSYVTPKKTTAPSLIHASKETAALLGITSADIISDDFLQVFTGNSILPETNPYAMCYGGHQFGNWAGQLGDGRAINLTTIRHKNQSYSLQLKGAGETPYSRTADGLAVLRSSIREYLCSEAMHHLGISTTRALSLCLSGDKVLRDMLYDGNPAYEKGAIVCRVAPSFLRFGSYEIFASRQDTHTLQALVDYTIKHHFPSINPTAPDAYLQFFQQVCNTTLQMIIDWQRVGFVHGVMNTDNMSILGLTIDYGPYGWLEGYDPQWTPNTTDRQFKRYRYGNQPHIGLWNLLQLANALYPLIQDAKPLEAILNGYKDTFESTYLQMMKAKIGLFEKAPEDLQLIEHLEETLQLAETDMTIFFRNLSSLTKNHSLTSKEIIPQYIKEAIYNPDALSPEVINSWTTWITSYLNRLQKEPLSDSERKKKMDAVNPKYVLRNYMAQLAIEAADKGDYSLIEEFYTLLKTPYETQPDSQKWFAKRPEWARHKAGCSMLSCSS, encoded by the coding sequence ATGAAACTAACGCACATCCATCATTTCACACAAGAGCTTCCGGCTGATCCAATTATGGAAAACACCCGAAGACAGGTTCCTCATGCTTGTTTTTCATATGTAACGCCTAAAAAGACAACAGCTCCCTCTCTTATTCATGCTTCTAAGGAAACCGCTGCTTTATTAGGTATTACATCAGCTGACATTATCTCTGATGATTTTCTACAGGTTTTTACCGGAAATTCAATATTACCCGAAACCAATCCCTATGCTATGTGTTATGGAGGTCATCAATTTGGCAACTGGGCTGGACAATTGGGTGATGGACGTGCAATCAACTTAACAACCATAAGACACAAAAATCAATCTTATTCTTTGCAATTAAAAGGAGCCGGAGAAACCCCTTACTCCAGAACTGCTGACGGATTAGCTGTCTTACGATCTTCAATCCGAGAATACCTCTGTAGTGAAGCAATGCACCATCTGGGAATCTCTACCACACGAGCGTTGTCACTTTGCTTAAGTGGTGACAAAGTCTTACGAGATATGCTATACGACGGAAATCCTGCATATGAAAAAGGCGCTATTGTCTGTCGAGTAGCCCCTTCTTTTTTGCGATTCGGAAGCTATGAGATATTCGCCTCCAGACAAGACACACATACTCTGCAAGCATTGGTTGATTACACCATTAAACATCACTTTCCTTCAATCAATCCTACTGCACCAGATGCCTATCTTCAATTTTTTCAACAAGTCTGCAATACGACTTTGCAAATGATTATCGACTGGCAGCGGGTCGGATTTGTTCATGGCGTAATGAACACTGATAATATGTCTATACTAGGATTAACTATTGACTACGGTCCTTATGGCTGGCTGGAAGGGTATGACCCGCAATGGACCCCAAATACAACTGACCGGCAATTCAAACGCTATCGTTACGGGAATCAGCCACATATCGGTTTATGGAATTTACTACAACTAGCCAATGCCCTTTACCCTCTAATTCAGGACGCAAAACCTCTAGAGGCAATTCTCAACGGATATAAAGACACATTTGAGTCGACCTATCTACAAATGATGAAAGCCAAAATAGGACTTTTTGAAAAAGCTCCTGAGGATCTTCAGCTTATTGAACACCTAGAAGAAACTTTGCAATTAGCAGAAACAGATATGACAATTTTCTTTAGAAACCTCAGCTCCTTGACGAAAAATCACTCCCTAACATCAAAAGAAATCATTCCTCAATATATCAAAGAAGCTATTTACAATCCCGATGCACTTAGCCCGGAAGTGATTAACTCTTGGACAACATGGATAACCTCCTACCTGAACAGATTGCAAAAAGAACCGCTTTCAGACTCTGAACGAAAGAAAAAAATGGATGCGGTAAACCCTAAATATGTTTTACGCAATTATATGGCACAACTGGCTATTGAGGCTGCTGATAAAGGAGATTATTCATTAATAGAAGAATTCTACACGCTTCTAAAAACCCCCTATGAAACACAACCAGATTCCCAAAAATGGTTTGCTAAACGACCAGAATGGGCAAGACATAAGGCAGGTTGCTCCATGTTATCTTGTAGCTCTTAA
- the msrA gene encoding peptide-methionine (S)-S-oxide reductase MsrA codes for MSNKITKLATIGGGCFWCVEAVFQQIKGIDRIVSGYSGGTVPGTPTYREVCSGLTGHAEVVQISFDPTIISYKELLTIFMTSHDPTTLNQQGADVGTQYRSVIYYHDPSQKKIAEDVLKESASLYDAPIVTELSPLETFFEAETYHQNYYAENSGQGYCRTVISPKIAKVRKLHTDKLKK; via the coding sequence ATGAGTAATAAAATAACAAAACTAGCTACTATTGGAGGCGGATGTTTTTGGTGTGTAGAAGCTGTCTTCCAACAAATTAAAGGAATCGATCGCATTGTATCCGGCTATAGTGGTGGCACAGTACCCGGCACACCTACTTATAGAGAAGTCTGCTCAGGACTTACCGGACATGCCGAAGTTGTACAAATATCCTTTGATCCGACTATTATTTCATATAAGGAACTATTGACTATTTTTATGACGAGCCATGACCCTACTACTCTTAATCAACAAGGAGCAGATGTAGGCACTCAATACCGATCCGTTATTTACTACCATGACCCTTCCCAAAAGAAGATTGCAGAAGATGTTCTTAAGGAATCTGCCTCCCTGTATGACGCTCCTATTGTGACCGAACTAAGTCCTCTAGAAACCTTCTTTGAAGCAGAGACATATCATCAGAATTACTACGCAGAAAATAGTGGTCAAGGGTATTGTAGAACCGTAATCTCACCTAAGATTGCTAAAGTACGAAAGCTCCACACGGACAAATTAAAAAAATAG
- the msrB gene encoding peptide-methionine (R)-S-oxide reductase MsrB: MITWKDVISFATHGNPIPDRRVEKTEEEWRALLSPEQFRITRKKGTEAPHSGAYCSSHDAGKYNCICCSTPLFDSSIKFESGTGWPSFTAPIKENAIKYEKDTSYGMIRVEVMCNTCDAHLGHVFPDGPAPSGLRFCINSESIKIDRNE, from the coding sequence ATGATCACATGGAAAGATGTTATTTCATTTGCTACACATGGCAATCCGATTCCGGACAGACGTGTAGAAAAGACAGAAGAAGAATGGCGTGCTCTTCTGAGCCCGGAACAATTCAGAATCACTAGAAAAAAAGGAACTGAAGCTCCTCATAGCGGTGCGTATTGCAGCAGCCATGATGCAGGGAAGTATAACTGCATCTGCTGTAGCACTCCTCTATTTGATTCTTCAATTAAGTTTGAATCCGGTACAGGGTGGCCAAGTTTTACAGCCCCTATTAAAGAAAACGCTATCAAATATGAAAAAGACACCTCCTATGGGATGATTCGCGTAGAGGTCATGTGCAATACTTGTGATGCACATTTGGGACACGTTTTCCCTGATGGACCAGCACCAAGCGGGTTGCGCTTTTGTATTAATTCAGAATCCATAAAAATCGATCGCAATGAGTAA
- a CDS encoding sterol desaturase family protein, which produces MSFTELLFLLEKASVMEYIAFFFVFNLSLIAVELLLDVCTAKKRRWGDTGANIAIFIMNQLLDKTVVGGIGVIGLLPISLLTPLEIPHTIWSWVLAFFVADFTYYWMHRLEHEHRILWASHSVHHSSEDYNLTIAMRLSIVEGLFEWMFLIPMVLIGFSPFQAIVSLILVAQFQTWIHTERIKKLGWLDEVFNTPSVHRVHHGSNDKYLDKNYGGVLIIWDKLFGTFQREEEKVVYGLTKNIKSNNPITINFIEYKNIWKDVKRCRNWKDRFRVVFGDLQWRPSYFKEEKE; this is translated from the coding sequence ATGAGTTTTACCGAGTTATTGTTTTTATTGGAGAAGGCGTCTGTTATGGAATATATAGCTTTTTTCTTTGTTTTTAATCTTTCACTTATTGCAGTTGAATTACTGTTGGATGTTTGTACTGCTAAAAAAAGACGGTGGGGGGATACTGGAGCTAATATTGCTATTTTTATTATGAATCAGTTATTGGATAAAACAGTGGTTGGTGGGATTGGAGTCATTGGGTTGCTTCCGATTAGTCTATTGACACCTCTGGAGATACCTCATACAATTTGGAGTTGGGTGCTTGCGTTTTTTGTGGCGGACTTTACATACTACTGGATGCATCGTTTGGAGCATGAACATAGAATTCTATGGGCCAGCCATAGTGTGCACCATTCTTCTGAGGATTATAATCTTACTATAGCCATGCGATTAAGTATTGTAGAAGGCTTGTTTGAGTGGATGTTTTTAATTCCAATGGTGTTAATAGGTTTTAGTCCTTTTCAGGCAATTGTTTCTCTGATACTGGTAGCGCAGTTTCAAACCTGGATTCATACCGAAAGAATAAAAAAACTGGGATGGCTGGATGAGGTGTTTAATACGCCATCGGTACATAGAGTGCATCATGGTTCTAATGACAAGTATCTAGATAAGAACTATGGCGGTGTATTAATTATATGGGATAAACTATTCGGAACTTTTCAAAGAGAAGAAGAAAAAGTTGTGTACGGGCTGACCAAGAATATCAAATCTAATAATCCGATAACTATCAACTTTATTGAGTATAAAAATATCTGGAAAGATGTGAAGCGCTGTCGTAATTGGAAGGATCGATTTCGGGTTGTTTTTGGAGATCTGCAATGGCGTCCTTCCTATTTTAAAGAAGAGAAGGAATAG
- a CDS encoding RagB/SusD family nutrient uptake outer membrane protein: MKSKFWILVINMIFFSSCETLGGLDNVEIDGRIPVEQAYENEGVIEAAIIGAYASIRNMIPMPAVLSGSGLSGQLSVRDFGLGATFVNHTVRSNNIAISDIYGGGYRALANANELIIRLPKTGEEVLSEAKRNFYLGEAKFMRALSYFYMLRVYGEFYNQNSEYGIVLGPIEYDENNNPIPQKRATVKESYRFILEDINDVLNSGIPNSGDASRATIKAAKALKMKVLLYMRRYDEVVEIGKEFVGSELESKYENIYVRGHTGVDIIFATPTDFVFSNYEGGGYTEGIIPGSVFLNTLQKKEGDWNRISRTLPSDTHQTGFKWAFTYPNPPAWMHLRIPEVLLIYAEAKARVVKAASGTIEELSVEVSELNRIRERAGVVPKQPENINEFLKIIRLEKLMELYYENGEDWFDLVRYHIEEDLNIFLIKDKLDSKENFVYPIPEEEIMIGGGIIVQNPGYE, encoded by the coding sequence ATGAAAAGTAAATTTTGGATTTTAGTAATCAATATGATCTTTTTTTCTTCATGTGAGACTCTTGGAGGGTTGGATAATGTGGAAATAGATGGAAGAATTCCGGTCGAACAGGCATATGAAAATGAAGGGGTTATTGAAGCAGCTATTATTGGAGCATATGCTTCTATTAGGAATATGATTCCTATGCCGGCAGTATTGTCTGGTTCAGGGCTCTCAGGGCAATTATCTGTTCGGGACTTCGGATTAGGTGCTACTTTTGTAAATCATACGGTAAGATCTAATAATATAGCGATTTCAGATATATATGGAGGAGGATATAGAGCACTAGCAAATGCAAACGAACTTATTATACGATTGCCCAAAACAGGTGAAGAAGTATTGTCAGAAGCAAAACGAAATTTTTATTTGGGAGAAGCAAAGTTTATGAGGGCGTTGAGCTATTTTTATATGTTACGGGTTTATGGGGAGTTTTATAATCAGAATTCTGAGTATGGAATTGTATTAGGACCTATAGAATATGATGAAAATAACAATCCCATACCTCAAAAACGAGCGACAGTTAAAGAGAGTTACCGGTTTATATTAGAAGATATTAATGATGTGTTAAATAGTGGAATTCCAAATTCTGGAGATGCTTCAAGAGCAACAATAAAGGCAGCAAAAGCACTAAAAATGAAGGTGTTGTTGTATATGAGGCGATATGATGAGGTTGTGGAAATAGGAAAAGAATTTGTAGGAAGTGAACTGGAAAGTAAATATGAGAACATATATGTCAGAGGGCATACAGGAGTGGATATTATTTTTGCAACCCCGACAGATTTTGTATTCTCTAATTATGAGGGAGGTGGGTACACAGAAGGAATTATTCCAGGTTCTGTTTTTTTAAACACATTACAAAAAAAAGAAGGAGATTGGAATAGGATATCAAGGACTTTACCTTCTGATACACACCAAACAGGATTCAAATGGGCTTTTACGTACCCAAACCCACCCGCCTGGATGCACTTGAGAATCCCAGAGGTATTACTGATATATGCAGAAGCTAAGGCAAGAGTGGTTAAAGCAGCTTCAGGGACAATAGAAGAATTGTCTGTAGAGGTAAGTGAATTGAATAGAATAAGAGAAAGAGCAGGAGTAGTACCTAAACAACCAGAGAATATTAATGAATTCTTAAAAATAATTCGATTAGAAAAACTAATGGAATTGTATTACGAAAATGGAGAGGATTGGTTTGATTTGGTTCGGTATCATATAGAGGAAGATCTCAATATTTTTTTGATAAAAGATAAACTGGATAGTAAAGAAAACTTCGTTTACCCTATCCCGGAAGAAGAGATTATGATTGGAGGGGGGATTATTGTGCAAAATCCAGGGTATGAATAA
- a CDS encoding OmpP1/FadL family transporter: MIKRILVTILVVTTSVLYSQQGTSSPYSFFGRGLQNFKGTIENRSMGGLSILGDSIHLNLQNPAGFGNLKLTTYSIGTTYTTLSVKGADESYNTDNATLEYLAVGIPAGKFGFGFGLIPYNLVGYRLTEITEEKRNQFTGKGGVNKVFLNAGYQVTDELSIGADVSYSFGSIENKVVSGRKEVQYGTREITTSRLSGLGLSFGLMYNKMITDKLQLRSSVVSSPSFEIRSKNERELATITIDQQGRELVVDKQDITIADRDMDIPAKLEVELGIGQPNKWFVGGEYGYTNSDDFTNRTVSLDNVTYENAWKFGVGGFYIPKYNALTGYFKRVTYRAGFRYEETPLHINNHSIDEFGISFGVGLPVRNGFSNLNLGFEYGQRGTTDFGLVREDFFNFSLSLSLNDKWFRKIKFN, encoded by the coding sequence ATGATAAAAAGAATTTTAGTTACTATATTGGTAGTCACTACCAGTGTGTTATATTCACAACAAGGGACCTCTTCGCCATACTCATTTTTTGGACGAGGCCTTCAAAATTTTAAAGGGACTATAGAAAACAGATCAATGGGGGGATTGAGTATCTTAGGGGATAGTATTCATTTGAACTTGCAGAATCCTGCTGGATTTGGAAATTTAAAACTTACTACCTATTCGATAGGAACAACCTATACCACCTTATCCGTAAAGGGAGCGGATGAATCCTATAATACAGATAATGCAACACTGGAATACCTGGCAGTAGGAATTCCGGCAGGGAAATTCGGATTTGGATTCGGATTAATTCCATATAATCTGGTAGGATATAGATTGACAGAGATAACAGAAGAAAAAAGAAATCAGTTTACGGGAAAAGGAGGAGTGAATAAAGTCTTTCTAAATGCCGGATATCAGGTTACAGACGAATTGAGTATTGGGGCTGATGTCAGTTATAGTTTCGGAAGTATCGAAAACAAAGTTGTTTCCGGGAGGAAAGAGGTCCAATATGGAACCAGAGAAATTACAACTTCCAGACTTTCAGGTTTAGGACTTTCTTTCGGTCTTATGTATAATAAGATGATAACAGATAAACTTCAATTACGATCTTCCGTTGTTTCTTCTCCGTCTTTTGAGATTCGATCCAAAAATGAACGAGAATTAGCAACAATTACTATTGATCAACAAGGAAGAGAATTAGTAGTAGATAAGCAAGATATTACTATTGCAGACAGGGATATGGATATTCCAGCCAAATTAGAAGTGGAATTAGGGATTGGACAACCTAATAAATGGTTTGTAGGAGGAGAGTATGGGTATACGAACTCTGATGATTTTACAAACAGAACAGTAAGCCTGGATAATGTAACCTATGAGAACGCATGGAAATTTGGAGTGGGAGGGTTTTATATTCCTAAATACAATGCCTTAACCGGCTATTTTAAAAGAGTAACCTATCGTGCAGGATTTCGATATGAGGAAACACCGCTGCACATCAATAATCATTCTATAGATGAGTTTGGCATATCTTTTGGAGTAGGTCTACCAGTTCGAAACGGATTTTCGAACTTGAACCTTGGATTTGAATATGGTCAACGAGGAACAACAGACTTTGGCTTAGTGAGAGAAGATTTCTTTAATTTCTCGTTAAGTTTGTCGTTAAATGATAAATGGTTTAGAAAAATAAAATTTAATTAA
- a CDS encoding type III pantothenate kinase: protein MNLVVDVGNTYIKIGVFDYSGILYKEVVKYFDFKRVITKIETRFPEIGQAIVSSVGNMKSEDVKFLEKKIKTLFLDHQTRKPFDNLYKTPMTLGVDRVALIAAAVDQFPDKNVLVIDAGTCVTYDFKNKKEEYLGGAISPGIRLRYTSLHNHTAKLPLLTLEEPKAVVGDTTKEAIHSGVVHGILCEIDGVIEKYCNIYGDLTVILTGGDAHFLSKRLKNSIFATSNFLLEGLNYILAFNNTQ from the coding sequence ATGAATTTAGTCGTTGATGTAGGGAATACATATATAAAAATAGGGGTATTTGATTATTCTGGCATCTTATATAAAGAGGTTGTAAAATATTTTGACTTTAAGAGAGTTATAACTAAGATCGAAACCCGGTTTCCTGAAATTGGACAGGCAATTGTTTCTTCGGTAGGGAATATGAAAAGTGAAGATGTTAAATTTTTAGAAAAAAAAATAAAAACATTGTTTTTGGATCATCAAACAAGGAAACCATTCGATAATTTATATAAAACTCCCATGACATTAGGAGTAGATAGGGTGGCGTTGATAGCAGCAGCAGTAGATCAGTTTCCGGATAAAAATGTATTGGTTATTGATGCAGGAACTTGCGTTACCTATGATTTTAAAAATAAAAAAGAAGAGTATTTAGGAGGAGCTATAAGCCCCGGAATACGATTGAGATATACGAGTTTACACAATCACACGGCAAAATTACCATTGCTGACACTGGAAGAGCCAAAAGCAGTTGTAGGTGATACAACAAAAGAGGCGATTCATTCTGGAGTAGTTCATGGAATTTTATGTGAAATAGATGGGGTAATAGAAAAATATTGCAACATCTATGGTGATTTAACAGTTATTTTAACCGGCGGGGATGCACATTTTTTGTCTAAAAGATTAAAAAATAGCATATTTGCGACCTCCAATTTTTTGTTGGAGGGACTAAATTATATTTTAGCTTTTAATAATACTCAATGA